One Tripterygium wilfordii isolate XIE 37 chromosome 10, ASM1340144v1, whole genome shotgun sequence DNA segment encodes these proteins:
- the LOC120008071 gene encoding F-box/kelch-repeat protein At1g80440-like, translating to MELIPGLPNDIALDCLIHVQYEQFPSLLSVCRAWRTEVEMPEFLRQRKVTGQAQMVVVMAQARVNPEDGGNKMKYMFNPVYRLTLCEPETGYWCELPPAPGFENGLPMFCQMVSVGSDLVVLGGMDPVTWEVSNSVSIFNFVSAKWRCGTEMPGPRRCFFGCASDSDRTVYIAGGHDDGKNALRSAMAYDVANGKWTPLPDMSRERDECKAAIHRGKLHVIGGYCTELQGQFERSVESFDFATWQWDNVQEDLLKDATCPRTCLYGDDQLYMCHGGDVVALKGTTWQAVSKLPPEVCNAAYVTTWQGKLMVIGSERFGEPHMAYVANLKTYTWTRIETPKKYSGHVQTGCYLEI from the coding sequence atgGAGCTGATTCCGGGTCTACCGAATGATATTGCTCTTGATTGTTTGATTCACGTTCAGTACGAGCAATTTCCCTCGCTTTTATCTGTATGCAGGGCTTGGAGGACTGAAGTTGAGATGCCGGAATTTCTCCGGCAGAGGAAAGTTACTGGCCAGGCCCAGATGGTCGTCGTGATGGCTCAAGCACGGGTCAACCCGGAAGATGGAGGAAACAAGATGAAGTACATGTTTAATCCGGTTTATCGTCTCACGCTTTGCGAACCGGAGACGGGTTACTGGTGCGAGCTGCCTCCGGCGCCCGGATTTGAGAACGGGTTGCCGATGTTCTGCCAAATGGTTTCCGTCGGGTCGgatcttgttgttttgggtGGAATGGATCCGGTGACTTGGGAAGTCTCGAATTCTGTCTCTATCTTCAATTTTGTCTCCGCGAAGTGGCGGTGTGGGACCGAAATGCCGGGCCCACGGCGTTGCTTCTTTGGCTGTGCGTCTGATTCTGATCGGACGGTGTATATTGCGGGCGGTCATGATGACGGAAAGAACGCACTGAGATCGGCCATGGCATATGACGTGGCAAACGGTAAGTGGACCCCACTGCCTGACATGTCAAGGGAGCGTGACGAGTGCAAGGCGGCAATCCACCGTGGCAAGCTCCACGTCATCGGCGGCTACTGTACGGAGCTCCAAGGTCAGTTTGAGAGAAGCGTCGAGTCGTTCGATTTCGCCACGTGGCAGTGGGACAATGTACAAGAAGACTTATTGAAAGATGCCACGTGTCCACGGACTTGCTTGTATGGCGATGATCAATTGTACATGTGTCATGGAGGTGATGTGGTGGCACTTAAAGGAACGACATGGCAAGCTGTCTCTAAGCTACCGCCAGAGGTTTGCAACGCCGCTTACGTGACAACGTGGCAGGGGAAATTAATGGTGATTGGATCGGAGAGATTCGGTGAGCCCCACATGGCTTATGTGGCGAATTTAAAGACATACACGTGGACAAGAATAGAGACTCCCAAGAAATACTCCGGGCATGTTCAAACTGGTTGTTACTTGGAGATTTAG
- the LOC120007013 gene encoding centromere protein C-like has protein sequence MPMETLTQGSDLEDPLQGYTGLALCPRTLSSLPNQYPCNPADLHSAHEFLKSMPLGSSSKLLEQAKAIIDGSSSCPSEMIGHVSSNANNDVVLGKEVETHQERRPALGRKRARFSMKPNSSQPTVSLEPSLDIDKLKDPEEFFLAFERLENAKKELQKQTGSILVDSYQNDPAVAPRRRRQGILGRSVKYKHRQSTFMASQGTFEEDISILPDQSSQLRQPDPNSESPERELASSISKTEREVNQVLDKLLNGDYTELDGDGAVNVLQECLQIKPIDLEKLSLPDFLDIRRSDLKSSQGHVAKARNPLSDIHNLVKGITRKSSLEPKLADSLINSSASPTPPKSPFTSISLMKKRILQTNVSADPFSLDEIEGSPARSSLPLDSVEKDSHMVDTGKEASVSGKLESLTIEDDAGAADMSPPGVAIGDLTGPSDEFLNDWSSGPDSAADVGRSGSHSGLDDDNESSDMDNGVINDKLSRVDAEVHVRISVTHDLEGKTPVQDTTQEALPSALPNLSMDEMTMESSDITQPQMDKSGPAVVEKHLRDGTSKSPAVVSPEHEEQPSRVALNKKTKAKKRLQRESESMKLSRRQSLAVFGTLWEGGKRKSNRIKSRPLEYWKGERFLYGRIHDSLPTVIGRKYVSPAKGGGKPTVRVESFVSEKYKDLLDLAAQC, from the exons ATGCCAATGGAGACCCTAACACAGGGCTCAGATCTGGAGGATCCTTTACAGGGCTACACAGGTCTTGCTCTCTGTCCTCGAACCTTATCGTCTCTCCCAAATCAGTACCCGTGCAATCCTGCGGATCTCCACAGCGCTCACGAATTCCTCAAATCCATG cCCTTAGGAAGTTCCAGCAAGCTTCTAGAGCAGGCAAAAGCTATTATAGATGGTAGTTCAAGTTGTCCTAGTGAAATGATTGGTCACGTATCATCTAATGCGAATAATGATGTTGTTTTGGGGAAAGAAGTGGAAACTCACCAAGAACGAAGACCAGCCTTGGGCCGAAAGCGAGCTCGGTTCTCTATGAAGCCAAATTCAAG TCAGCCTACTGTGAGTTTGGAACCAAGTTTGGACATTGATAAACTGAAAGATCCAGAGGAGTTTTTTCTAGCTTTTGAAAGGCTTGAAA ATGCCAAAAAAGAACTACAGAAACAGACGGGTAGTATTTTGGTGGACTCATATCAAAACGATCCAGCTGTGGCCCCCAGGAGACGTCGACAGGGAATTTTGGG GAGGTCTGTtaagtacaagcatcgccagtCAACTTTTATGGCCTCTCAGGGCACTTTTGAAGAGGACATATCTATTCTCCCCGATCAAAGCTCGCAACTACGGCAACCTGATCCTAATAGTGAATCGCCAGAAAGGGAACTGGCTA GTTCAATAAGCAAGACAGAAAGGGAAGTTAATCAAGTATTGGACAAATTGCTAAATGGTGATTATACAGAGCTAGATGGGGATGGAGCAGTCAATGTGTTACAGGAGTGCTTGCAGATCAAACCTATTGATTTAGAGAAATTAAGCCTCCCTGATTTTCTTGATATCCGTAGGAGTGACTTGAAATCCTCACAAGGGCATGTAGCCAAGGCTCGGAATCCATTGTCTGATATACATAATTTGGTTAAAGGGATAACCAGGAAATCCTCATTGGAGCCTAAACTTGCGGATAGTTTGATAAATTCCTCTGCTTCTCCGACTCCACCTAAAAGTCCATTTACCTCAATATCATTGATGAAGAAGCGAATCCTGCAAACCAATGTATCAGCTGATCCATTTTCACTAGATGAAATTGAAGGATCACCAGCCAGAAGTTCTTTGCCTCTAGACAGTGTTGAAAAAGATTCCCATATGGTTGATACAGGAAAGGAGGCGAGTGTCTCTGGCAAGTTAGAGTCTTTAACTATTGAAGATGACGCTGGCGCTGCTGACATGAGTCCACCTGGAGTTGCCATTGGAGACCTCACTGGTCCATCTGATGAATTTCTAAATGATTGGTCAAGTGGACCTGATTCCGCTGCTGATGTTGGTCGTAGTGGATCTCATTCTGGGTTGGATGATGACAACGAAAGCAGTGACATGGATAATGGGGTTATAAATGATAAGTTGAGTAGGGTTGATGCTGAGGTGCATGTTAGAATAAGTGTAACTCATGATTTGGAAGGCAAA ACACCGGTGCAAGATACGACGCAGGAAGCACTGCCTTCTGCATTACCCAATCTCAGCATGGACGAAATGACCATGGAAAGTTCTGACATCACTCAGCCTCAGATGG ATAAATCAGGTCCTGCTGTAGTTGAGAAGCATCTAAGGGATGGAACATCCAAGTCCCCAGCCGTTGTTTCACCTGAGCATGAGGAG CAACCTTCAAGAGTTGCActgaataagaaaacaaaagccAAAAAGCGTCTACAAAGAGAATCTGAGAGTATGAAACTTTCGAGGAGGCAAAGCCTTGCAG TTTTTGGCACATTATGGGAAGGAGGTAAAAGGAAAAGCAACAGAATCAAGTCAAGGCCTTTGGAATACTGGAAAGGCGAGAGATTTTTATATGGACGAATACATGACT CTTTGCCAACTGTGATTGGGAGAAAGTACGTGTCGCCTGCAAAGGGCGGTGGAAAACCTACAGTCAGGGTGGAGTCTTTTGTGTCTGAGAAGTACAAAGATCTGCTTGATCTAGCTGCTCAATGTTGA
- the LOC120007121 gene encoding probable ribonuclease P/MRP protein subunit POP5, translating to MVGFKNRYLVMEVFLDPNRDLALDDPIVLTERNVSKAISESIMVNFGECGLASSLGSFQVKYVNHITKVCIIRASREDYQKVWSAVILVRSIGNCPVLFNLLDLSGSIKTCRNAALKCDEMKFEQYKLVVGGRLSADDTQKMENYLQKIKLLEH from the exons ATGGTAGGATTCAAAAATAGGTATTTGGTGATGGAGGTCTTCTTAGATCCAAATCGGGACTTGGCTTTAGATGATCCCATTGTCCTTACGGAACGTAATGTGTCAAAAGCAATCAGCGAAAGCATTATGGTAAACTTTGGGGAGTGTGGTCTGGCTTCATCACTTGGATCATTCCAAG TTAAGTATGTAAATCACATTACTAAAGTGTGTATTATCAGAGCATCGAGGGAGGATTACCAAAAAGTTTGGTCTGCAGTTATCCTTGTTAGGAGTATTGGAAACTGTCCAGTGTTATTCAACTTATTGGACCTAAGTG GAAGTATTAAAACATGCAGAAATGCTGCCTTGAAGTGTGACGAAATGAAGTTTGAGCAGTACAAGCTTGTGGTCGGAGGGCGCCTATCTGCCGATGATACTCAGAAGATGGAAAACTATCTTCAAAAAATCAAACTGTTGGAGCATTGA
- the LOC120007081 gene encoding auxin-responsive protein IAA1-like — MSLETELTLGLPGESYGPPKTGTKRGFTEPDVGDRSCIKRQDKVCGANGDMSRKSGEVVGWPPVRAWRRNTVKSCKYVKVAVDGAPYLRKVDLERYNSYEQLLNHLESIFSCFTIRNYLKDWKIMDQNNGIEYVATYEDKDGDWMLLGDVPWKLFVESCKRLRLMISSEATGAALRTPTN; from the exons ATGTCGCTGGAGACAGAATTAACGCTCGGGTTACCCGGAGAGTCATATGGACCACCAAAAACGGGCACCAAACGTGGATTTACGGAGCCGGACGTCGGGGACCGCTCATGTATTAAACGACAGGATAAGGTGTGCGGCGCGAATGGTGACATGTCGAGGAA GTCAGGGGAAGTGGTGGGGTGGCCGCCGGTGAGAGCGTGGAGGAGGAACACGGTGAAGAGTTGCAAATACGTGAAGGTAGCGGTAGATGGAGCTCCGTATTTGAGAAAAGTGGATCTTGAGAGGTACAACAGTTATGAGCAGCTGTTGAATCATCTGGAGAGCATCTTCTCTTGCTTCACCATCC GGAATTATTTGAAAGATTGGAAAATTATGGATCAAAATAATGGGATTGAATATGTAGCTACTTATGAAGACAAGGATGGTGACTGGATGCTACTTGGGGATGTACCCTGGAA ATTGTTTGTTGAATCATGCAAGCGTCTACGGTTGATGATATCCTCAGAGGCAACTGGAGCAG CTCTGAGAACTCCAACAAATTGA